In Carassius carassius chromosome 19, fCarCar2.1, whole genome shotgun sequence, a single genomic region encodes these proteins:
- the ccnt2a gene encoding LOW QUALITY PROTEIN: cyclin-T2a (The sequence of the model RefSeq protein was modified relative to this genomic sequence to represent the inferred CDS: inserted 1 base in 1 codon) translates to MAACRGSSSKWFFTREQLENTPSRRCGMEPDRELSYRQQAANLIQDMGQRLNVSQLTINTAIVYMHRFYMYHSFTKFHRNTISPTTLFLAAKVEEQPRKLEHVIKVAHACLNPQEPPLDTKSNAYLQQAQELVILETIVLQTLGFEITIEHPHTDVVKCSQLVRASKDLAQTSYFMATNSLHLTTFCLQYKPTVIACVCIHLACKWSNWEIPVSTDGKHWWEYVDSSVTLELLDELTHEFLQILEKTPSRLQRIRNWRATQAAKKPKSDGQASDSGSLAGPSLTQDVALMDALPGVSRNTAFSKASTSFPVTLPSNSSSSLSLDSIANMQGTSYTYTAPSDWPKDQVHSDQYSVKELPPHSSMHPHRPDKSAEFNPAKHEHKASGGVKHQATAHPPPAAPTQKMSLDKYREKHAAELAVLKRRQEQQNVEMEVYGAQTDHRKHLPQLSHGQQGAGATTASPLKMKLPVSGQDKLQDKREKGSSLKLRLPVPSQSEKGGSSKEELKMKIKVSSERHSSSDEGAAKSKHSSPLVIKEKHRDHSAHRHHHKHSHSHTHSGNGRSSLEAPASGSALRSPVGSGGDDTSSTSTSSRKRVNPEASHNHHSKKNKSSKGSAGSSSHCSSVQQCVSSHSSVLNLPXPPPPVTYQVGYGHLSTLVKLDRKPVESHGPEGAGLANGQHTDCKDTFDTLESLLSAQGMDS, encoded by the exons ATGGCGGCGTGCCGGGGTTCATCGTCCAAATGGTTTTTTACCCGGGAACAGCTCGAAAACACCCCGTCCCGCCGCTGCGGAATGGAGCCGGACAGAGAGCTGTCGTATCGACAGCAAGCCGCAAATCTTATTCAGGACATGGGCCAGAGACTAAATGT TTCTCAACTCACAATAAATACTGCCATTGTTTACATGCACAGATTTTATATGTACCACTCTTTCACCAAATTCCACAGAAAT aCCATCTCCCCAACCACATTATTTCTGGCTGCAAAAGTTGAAGAGCAACCACGGAAACTCGAACATGTCATTAAAGTAGCGCATGCGTGTTTAAACCCCCAAGAACCTCCACTGGATACAAAGAGTAAT GCATACCTCCAGCAAGCTCAAGAGCTGGTGATACTTGAAACCATAGTGCTGCAGACTTTAG GCTTTGAAATAACAATTGAACATCCACACACTGATGTAGTGAAATGTTCCCAGCTAGTGCGAG CAAGCAAGGATCTGGCACAGACTTCCTATTTCATGGCTACCAACAG TCTGCACCTCACCACCTTCTGCTTGCAGTACAAGCCCACAGTCATCGCCTGCGTCTGCATTCACCTGGCCTGCAAGTGGTCCAACTGGGAGATCCCTGTTTCCACCGATGGCAAGCACTGGTGGGAGTATGTGGACAGCTCAGTTACACTTGAACTGCTTGATG AACTGACCCATGAGTTTCTGCAAATATTAGAGAAGACACCCAGCAGGTTACAGAGGATTCGTAACTGGAGG GCTACACAAGCTGCTAAGAAGCCCAAATCAGATGGTCAAGCCTCAGACAGTGGCTCTTTAGCAGGACCGTCATTAACCCAGGACGTGGCCTTGATGGATGCCCTTCCCGGAGTTTCTAGAAATACAGCATTCTCCAAAGCCTCAACATCTTTCCCAGTGACCCTGCCAAGCAACTCAAGCAGCAGTCTTTCTCTTGATTCCATTGCCAACATGCAAGGAACCTCATACACTTATACCGCCCCCAGTGACTGGCCTAAGGACCAAGTGCACTCAGACCAGTATTCTGTCAAAGAGCTTCCCCCACACAGTTCTATGCATCCACACCGGCCTGATAAAAGTGCAGAGTTCAACCCTGCCAAACACGAACACAAGGCCAGCGGTGGGGTGAAGCACCAGGCCACGGCCCATCCTCCACCTGCAGCACCCACACAGAAAATGTCTCTTGACAAGTACAGGGAGAAACACGCTGCTGAGTTGGCTGTGCTGAAACGCAGGCAAGAGCAGCAGAACGTGGAGATGGAGGTCTATGGTGCTCAGACAGATCACCGCAAGCACCTGCCCCAACTGTCTCACGGGCAGCAGGGAGCAGGAGCCACCACTGCCTCGCCCCTGAAGATGAAGCTGCCTGTCTCTGGGCAGGACAAGCTCCAGGACAAACGCGAGAAAGGGAGCTCTTTAAAACTGCGTCTTCCGGTACCTTCCCAGAGTGAGAAGGGGGGATCAAGTAAGGAGgagctaaaaatgaaaataaaggtcTCCTCTGAGCGGCACAGCTCCTCAGATGAGGGTGCTGCAAAGAGCAAACATTCCAGCCCGCTTGTGATCAAGGAGAAACACAGAGACCACTCAGCCCATCGTCACCATCACAAACACagccactcacacacacatagtggCAACGGCAGGAGCAGCCTTGAGGCACCCGCATCTGGTTCGGCCCTTCGGAGCCCAGTAGGTTCTGGCGGCGATGACACAAGCTCAACTTCCACTTCCTCACGCAAGAGAGTTAACCCTGAAGCCAGCCACAATCACCACTCCAAAAAGAACAAAAGCTCCAAAGGCAGTGCAGGTAGTTCCTCTCATTGTTCTTCTGTTCAGCAGTGTGTGTCATCTCACAGCTCTGTTCTTAACCTTC TTCCCCCTCCCCCTGTCACATACCAGGTGGGCTACGGACATCTCAGCACCCTAGTGAAACTGGACAGGAAACCAGTGGAGAGCCATGGCCCTGAGGGCGCCGGCCTAGCTAATGGCCAACACACAGACTGCAAAGATACTTTTGACACGCTTGAGTCGCTGTTAAGTGCCCAAGGAATGGACTCTTGA